The following DNA comes from Arthrobacter sp. SLBN-83.
CCAGCCAGCACCAATGACCAGTCGCCCTGCCTGATCCCACCAGAGCCCCGGCTCCTGCGCTCCGGCGCGGGGCCGGGGCTCTCGCTCTGTCTCTGAGGCGGGTCCACGCGCTGCGGGGCAGCGCCTGGTGTTTTGCAACAGCAAGAGAACCATCCCGAACAAAGGAAGAGCCATGACCACCCTGACCACGACGCGTGTCCCGCTCAAGCAAATGGACCCTGCGATGCTCGTGTTCGAACTCGAGCGGGAGATCCAACACCTCATGCCCACGAACACGGAGCTCGTGACCCGCGCAGCTGCGACGGCCTCGTTCCTGCACCGGAAGCAGACCCGCTTCATCAGGGGAGACATGCCTCGCGTGCCGTACATCGAGCATCCGCTGCGCGTGGCGTTGCGCCTCCTGCGCTGGGGCGTCACCGACGCTGAACTGATTGCCGCAGCACTGCTGCATGATGTCGTCGAGGACTGCAGCAAAGAGCTGCTTGCTGCTTTCGGCCAGCCGGGTGAGGATCCCCTGGGCTGTCTGGCGCGGCTGTACGGCCGGCGCGTCTCGGTGCTCGTTGGGGCGGTGACCACTCCTGGCGGGAGCACCTCCTATGAGGAGCACCTCACGCGGCTTGCCAACTCCGGTTCCCGGGCGCTGCTCATCAAGGCCAGCGACCTGAAGGACAACGCCGGTTCGATCCGGCACCAGCTCGGCCACGGCCAGGATTCGCGCATGTACCGCATGCTCTTCAAGTACATGCCGGCCGTCGAGATCGTCGGAGCAGGTCTGCGCCGTTCGCTCTGCTGCCCTGCGACCCAGCAGTGCACCATGGCCGCCATCGCCGCGATGGAAGATCTCAGCCACGATCTCGCAGCCCTGTCGGCCGAGCATGGCATCGATTGACCATCCTGTTGACCTGGATCACCAGCACCGCAAAGACCTCCCTGGCGCAGCATCAGCTGCCGCCGGGGAGGTCTCTTTTTCGCCCGCGCTGTGCCTGCCGGGCGCTACGGCATGTTGTCCATCGGCAGCAAAGAGATGCCGATGAGGTCCACAGCTCCGGTGAGGACTCCGCCGAGCAGGAACACCAGCCCGGAGACCACCATCACGAGCACGGCGAAGACTACAGGTCGGTCCTCGTGCAGCTGCTGGAGCCGTGCGACGATGCCCGAGGGCTTCTCATAGGTCTGACGCTGGTCCTTCTTGGGTCCGTCGTGGGTCTCGTCGTGGTCGGTCATGGTATTGATCCCTCCTGGGGTGGGCTGTGGTCTGTTGTTGGTCGATCAGTGGTCTCTTTCGGGGCTTCCTGTGGTACCGCTCAGCACTGTGAGCGGTACCACAGGAAGCAGTACGCGATCGGCAGCCTGCACGCATCATCTCGATGCCGACCGCAAGCCTCTCAGGACCGGGCCACGAATGCATGATCGTCACGCCGCGGCCTTGCTGCGCTTGCCCTCGGGCTTCTGGACCTCGACGGCCTTCGCCGCCAGGTACAGGCCCTCGCGGTTCAAGTGGCGCGAGTACGCGGCGTCGAGGTAGAGCACCGGGATGCCGCCGGCGGCCTTCTGCAGGACAGGGCGCAGGATCTCCTTGATCGGGCCCGAACCGCCGCCGTAGACGTACACCACCTCGGTGGTGCCGCCGACCTCGGCGAGGACGTCCTCGAAGCGTGCGCCGATCTCCTCGGCCAGGTACTCGGCCTCCTCGTCGACGTAGCCCTTGGCGCGGTCAAACCTGCCCTGGAGGAATACGCTGGGCTCCTGCTGCAGGAAGTCGGCCAGCGCCTTGCGGTTCTTGAACCTCAGGTCCTTGTCTCCGCTGGTGCTCATCCGGTCCAGCGCGTTCGTCAGCGCGGTGCCGTAGCCCTGGTCCAGCGTGCTGGCCGCTTCGGAGTTGAACGCGCCGTCGGTGAAGACGGGGAAGTTCACGGTGCCCTCGCCGACGTCGACGCCGACGGTGTTGCGCACACCGACCAGCAGCTCGGCGGTGACACCCTGCAGGCGCGCGGCCTCCTCGGGGTCCGAGGCCCGAAGATCGTCCAGCAGAGCCTGCGCCAGCGGCGCGCCCTTGTCGGTGATCGCGAACTGCGCGGACGCGCCCTCGGGCAGGACCTGCACATCCTCGAACTGCAGGCGCACGGTGACCGGCGTGGAGAAGTTCTTCACGGTCACCAGGTGCACCGTGGGGTCGGCCGCGCCCAGGAGTCCCACGAACTGGGCAGCGTAGGCGCTGCGGCGCTGCACGTACTCGGCAATCGGCAGAGCCAGGCCTGCGCGCACCGTGGCGCGCAGCTCGCGGTCCGGCAGCGCGCCGTGCTCGCGGACATAGTCGCGCAGGGCCTTGGCGGCGAAGACGCCCAGGACGAGCACCGAGCTCAGTTCCTGGTCGGCCTTCGAGCGGGATCCGACGACCTCGAACTGCGTGAACTTCGACCCAGGGGTGCTCAGTGCCGCGCGGCCGAAGGTGCGCAGGTCCGAGTGCCCGATCAGGGGAGTGGTGAACGAGGCGGCGACGCGGTTGTAGAAGTCGTCCTCCACCACGATCTTGAAGGCATCCGAGTCAGCCTCGGGCACCTTGGGCGTGGAGCGCGAGGTGCTCACCACGGCAGAAGGAAGGTCGATCGTGTCAAAGACCTCCTTGCCGTGGACCTCGCCGCGGATGACGCCCTTGACGTATCCGTTGCCGACGTCGATGCCGCCGGTGAGCTGGATGGTCTTCTCGGCGGTGCGGGTGTTGCTCATGGTTGTGTCCCTCTCGGTCAGGAAGTCGGTGTCTCAGGAAGTGCGGTGCGGATCAGCGGGTGAGGAAGGCGTCCAGCCCCGAAGGGACAGAAGGCTCCTCGGCGGGAACAGGGTGGGGCTCGCGGACAGGAGGCGTGGGCGGCGGCTGAACAGCCTGGGCTGCCTCGACGCGCTGCACGGGCTCTGAAGAAACAGCAACAGGCACGGCAGCCTCGTCACGGCCTTCGCGACTCTCGTGCTGGCTTTCACTCCCGTCACGGCGGTCATCGCCGCGTTCCTCTCCGTCAAGGGCCTCGCTGCGCCCAGGGTCCTGCTCGCCCTGCGGCGGGCGGCCGCGCCGGGGAAGCTGCTCGACGGGACGGTTGACCACGTCGATGTAGCCGTCGCGCTGGATGGACTCGCGGATCAACAGCTGGAGCGAGCGCGAGATGTCGTACTGCTCGTCGAGCCACCGGTTCGTCGACTCGTCGGCCCGCGGGACGCTCCAGCGCAGACGGCGCGGCTCGGCCTTATCGGTCATTGCGAGCACCCCCTTGCGCCCTCGTGCTGATGGACACTGTCCTCGGTCATCGCGGCCCCCTCTCATGCGCGGTCCCCGAGGCGCTACTGCCAGTCGGGGACCTTTCGACTCATTTATCAGTCATCATTCTACTGGTCTTTCAATGGTCTCTGCAAGGACCACGCCAAGACCAGCAAAAGGCCACCAGCAGATCAGGCCTGCGTCACCGTGAGCGACCATGGCCGCGGCGGGACCCGTGGGAGCCGCCGGCAGGACCCGCAGAAGGCCACGGGTCAGCCGGGGAACCAGAAGACACAGGACTCATCAAGGGCTCACCCGGGACCGGCACGCGGTCCGCTGCGGACCAGCAGAAGACCTCGATCAGGCCACGGCACATTGGAGGGCGCTCGGTGGTCCCACACAAAGCACAGAAGCGCCCTCGAAGAGACCAGCAACAGTCCACCGTCGCGAGCCGGACCAGAGCAGACCTGTGAGAGACCATCATGAGACCAGCAGTGCGCCCGAAGCGGCCCCGAGGAGCGCCATCCGGCACTTAATGGTGTCTGAATGGCCTTTCTGGACTCTCTCGGGGCTTGTGTAGGTCTGGTCTGTGTCCCTGTCTGTCCATGCCGGTGCAATGATCTGTCCACTCCGGGACCAGAAGGGGTCCAGCGATGCGGGCCCGGACCGGTACCTGGAACACCCGCCTGCGACACCTCGAGGCAGTCCTGGAGCGAGCGGAGGAGCTATCGGAGCAGGGTGGAGCAGCTGTGGTTGCGCCTGTGGCGTCACCGACCCGCCCGGGGGGGCCGCAAGGAGAGCGGAGGGAAAAGGCGAACTGGGTAGTAGGGCCCCGCATGGAGCGAAAGGGCAAAAACTCCGCTTCCTGAAGAGGCTCACGGGCGGTGGGGGTCTAGAAGGTAAGAACCCGTGAGCCTCTTCAGGAAGCTGCACCTGGTGGGAGACCCGGACGGCTCGGTGACGCTGTGGAAGCGGGGGCTGCCGTTGGATCCAGGGAGGCTTCATGCTTCCCGGGAAAGCTCCTCTTCTGATGCGTCCACGAGGGGCAGGCCGGGCGGTGGCCGTCGAGGACTCGCTGTCGCTCATCCGGGGGTGCAGCTGCCACCAGGAGGGGCAGTCGGCCGGCCCGGAACGGACCCCGGCAAGGAAGCGGTGTGGGCCCGCCTCGGACGCGGTGCGACAGGTGCTGGCGCGACCGCGAAACAGAGCCGGAGTGAGCGCCCGCACACCGGTGCGACGAGCGCACCGACAGATCAGTGCAGTGCTGTGACAGCAGAGTTTTCCACAGCCTGACGCGACAGGTCGCGAGGAGTGGTGGACCGCTGCGCGCCGGGCCTGATGCGCCTGCGGCAGCAGGATCCACCAGGGGGTGCGGACCGGGCTGCGCCCGACGTCGCTGACGCTACATGTGAGGACCCGTACGGGTACCCGCTCGTGCCTCGCGGTGGTGCGGAAGATGCATCCGTACGGCGTTGCAGCGGACGGCAAAAGGGCTGTACAACCAAAAGCCCGTAAATCCAGCGGAAACGACATGACCCGTACACCCGCTGCGCGGATGGAGAGGGGGTGTACGGGTCAAGGGTGTACGGGGCGTTTCCCCTGATATTCCAGGCTTCCGCTAACGCTCCAGCCGTGGAATGGCGAAATGGCGGCAAGAGAGGAAAAGGGCATAAGGGAACCTGGCAACAGCGGTCCTGCGGACCCTCCGCTTCGCTCCGGTCTCTCGCTGCGCTTCGAGACGCTGTTGGTCGGCATAGCCGACAGGTTCCACCGCTCGCTTCGCTCGCCGGTCCGTCAGTCGCTGCGCTCCCTCCGGCTATGCCCAGCGCTGCGCTTGAGTGGAGGACACCCCGCCTGCCCCGCCGCATTTGTCCACAGGTGGACGACGCGGCAAAGGGTGCAGCCAGGCGGTGGATCACCTGGCGCTGCGCACCAGGTTTGTCCGAGGAGGACGGCCCGTCGGCCGGCCCGCTGCGCGGCCCAGTCGGAGCAGTTCCCGACACGGTTCACCAGTAGGCCGTCAGGCCAGCGGAGCTGGCACGGGAGCTGGACCGTACATCGAGTCTCCGCGGACCCCTGGCGGGACCTGCACTCGATGCCCGACACCTGCATCCCGAGAAACAGAAGAGGCATCGTCATGACACACGCCCGGAAGGCATCCAGGTCCGCACGCCGGCCACAGCCGCAGCTCTCGCCCTACGACACCGGAGCAAGGTGCGAGGCCAAGCCGTGGATCCCCTACGGAGAGCGAGTCACTGAGGCGACTCCGGCGGAGAGCTTTGGCAAGGTCGACTTCGACGATGAAGAGAGCGGCACGGTCTGCGTCGCCTACCTCGAGCGCGACAAGGACGGTGGATACACCCTTCACGTCGCACCGCTCAGCGAGGACCGGAAGGTCCGGGTGGCAATCCATTACGAACGCGGCGGTGCCAGGGTCAACAGTGCCCAGGCGTCGGCAGCTGCCGCGTAGTGACCTGCCGACTGAGAAGGAACACCGGGAATCATTCCGGAAAACATTGCGGCGAAAGAGGACGCGAATGATGCAGCGACAGACGAGTATCACAATCCGGACTGCCACCGCGGCGGCCTCGGCGGGATCTATGCCGATGACCAAGATGACCAGCCGGGAGGCATCACGATGACCAGTGGATTCAGCCATGCCCTGCTCGTGACCGGTTCCCGGACCTGGGACGCCGCGGAGGCCATGAAGGCGGCTTTGAACGAGGCCTGGAGAGCCTGGGGACCGTCTGCGGTCGCCCGACCCGTGCTCCTCTCAGGGCACTGTCCCAAGGGTGCTGACGCCATGGCCGAGCGGCTGTGGCGGGCTGCCGGCTTCGAAGTAATTGAGTTCCCGGCCGACTGGAGCGCTGAGCCCAAGGCGGCGGGCTTCACCCGGAACCAACGGATGGTCGATGCCCTCGTCGCCATGCGCGCCGGGGGAGCGGAGGTCCGTGTCGCCGCCTTCCTGGACCTTTGCAGCAAGTGCGACCAACGCACCGGCCAGCAGCAGCTGATGCCCGGAACGCCAGGGCACTTCTCACATGGCACCGTGCACGCCCGCTCCCGCGCCCTGGCTGCAAGCATCGAGGTCGAAGACATCATCCACCCGCGCCTGCCTCCGTTCTGACAAGTGCACACCCCGGAGATGACAACAGCCCTGCAGCTGGTGCTGCAGGGCTGTTGATCCTTGATTCGAATAGGTGGCCGGAAATCTCTCCGGTATGGCCCGAAAGACTGCGGAAAGGGTGGGGCTAGAGAGTCCGCTCGATGCCGTGTGCCTCATCGTGGGCCTTCATGACAGCTTTCGGAATGCGACCAAACTCGGGCACTTCATGACCGTTCTCGCGCGCCCACTTACGGATCTCCTCACGTTCCTCGGGCGTCGTCTCGGGCACGAGTCGCTTCTTCTCGCCCTTCTTAGTGGCCTTTCGACCCTTACTGATGTATTCCTTGAGATTCTTCTCAAGCTCTTTGCGCTCTTCGTCGGTCAGGTCTATCTCGAACCAGGTGTCGCCCAGTCCGAAGGTGACTGTGGCAGCATCCGGCTTGCCACTGATGTCCGACTCCACAATATTTCGAATAGCCATGTCTTGAATGGTAGACGATCCGAACCACCTTAGAGAAGTCTTTGGGCACGCCAGAACGACAGATCTTTCGAATGCCTTCATCATAGGCCGAAAACGCTGCTATACCAGCATAATAAACCCGCAGCACTGCTAAAATCACACTGCCAGCGGGTGCCTTTCCCCACCCCTGTAAACCGACCATTCGACACGATCGAGAGGCCCCCCACCATGACCATTCTCCAGACCGTCGACGACCATCCACTGACGGACGACGGCGTCGACCTGTTCGCCCTGATGTGCCAGCGCCGCGGCTGGACCGACGAGTACTTCCGCGAGATCGAATCAGCTGAACACGACGAGCTCCTGGGCCTGGCCGAGATGGTCGAGGCCCTGGAAGACGCCCGCGCCGCCGGCCACAAGGTCACCATCGCCCCTGACTTCGACATGGACGGGATCTCCTCCGGTGTGCTCGGCTACGCCGGACTGTCAGAGCTCGGCTTCGACGTCGAGCTGCACGTGCCCGACTACCGCCGCGGCCACGACCTCACGGCCGAGGACATCGCAGAGATCGCCGCGACGTGGCCGGACACCAAGGTCCTGCTGACCTGCGACGGGGGAGTGAACTCCCACCGCGGGATCGCCGCCGCCCGGGCTCTGGGATGGAAGACCCTGGTCACCGACCACCACGAGGAGCTCGAACCCGGTTCGAGCGCCGACGTCACCGTCGACCCCTGTCGGATGGACGAGACCTACGCCAACACCGGCATCTGCGGCGCACACGTGCTCTACCAGGTGTTGGAGGCCTATGCCCGCGTCCACCGGCCGGAGAAGCTCTGGGAGATCCGCCTGCTGCGCCTGTTCGCCGGCCTGGGCACCGTCTCCGACGTCATGCCAGTGCTGTACGAGAACCGGCAGCTGGTGCGCGACTCGCTGTCCATCGCACGGCTGCTGTACGCGCCCGCGCCGCGCACCGTCCCGACCCCCTGGGGCTTCGACCCGGACCCCGAGGCGATCGACGTCGGGCAGTCGACGCTGATGCAGCTGCTGCGCGTCGACCCGCACCACCCGGCCTTCGTCCGGGCCTTCGAGGGCTTCGCGGTCCTGCTGAAGGCCTTCGGCCAGGCAGGCAAGGTCCGCGACATCGACAGTATCGACGAGGGCTTCTACGGGTTCTACCTCGCGCCGGCGATGAACTCCCCGCGCCGCACGGGCGACCCGCTCGCACCGTGCTTCGGTGTGTTCACCGCGCCTGACCAGGACTTGATGCTCGAGGCGGCACACCAGGTCATCGCGACCAACGAGAGCCGCAAGGAGCTTGTCGAGGTCCACACCCAGGAGCTCGAGGAGGGTGATCAGCCGCTGGCCCCCTGGGTCTACTTCTCCGAGGCCTACCCGGGCATGTACGGTCTGCTCGCCAACCGGCTGATGGAGCGCCACGGCCACCCGGTCGTCGTGCTCAACCGTCCCGTCGGGCCGGATGACTACGTCGGAGGCTCCGGCCGGGCACCGTCGTGGTTCGGCATCATCGACACGCTCGAGCACCAGGACGGCATGCGTGCCATCGGCCACCAGCAGGCCTGCGGCGTCAAGGTCGACCGGGCGGAACTGCTCGACGGTCTGGTCGAAGCATTGCGGGAGGCCACGCAGGTTGCCCTGCTGGCTGTCGTCCAGGATGAGCGCCGGGCCGACCTGGTCCTGGGCCCGGACCGGGACTGCGATGCTGGCCTGGACGACCTGGAGCCTCTGGTCGGCTTCGTCCGGCGTGTGGAAGCGCTGCGGCCCTTCGGCCACGGCTTCGTCGAGCCGGTGGTCGAAATCGCTGTCGAGCCCCTTGGGCTGCGGGTGGACCGGATCGGTTCCGATACTGACTGCGGCCATGAGCGCACCGACGCCAACCTGATGACCAACGCCCGCGGCTACCGCGTGTGCCGCCTGTGCAAGAAGCATCTGCGGCTGGTCACCAGGTCCGGGCTGTCCTGCCTGTGGTGGAACGTCGCCGAGGAGAAGGAGCCGGAGATTTCGGCTCTGACGCGGTCGGCCAGCCGCACCGAGGTCGGAACGCTGCGTTTCATCGCGAAGCTGCAGCTGAACACCTTCCGCGGCGAGACCCGCGTCCAGGCCGTCATCGAAGAGCAGATCCCCGCGTCTGTCTGACCACGGAAAGGAGGCGGGGATGCCCGCTCCACCCATCAAGTCCCGGCTCGTCTCCATCGCGTGGTGTGTCCTCGTGCCCCTCGGCGTGCTCGCCGCCTACCTGGGACTTGGCCTTGCCGTAGTTTCCGTGGTCGGCGAGCCCGTCCTGGGTACGGCGGTGCTCGGAGGCCTGGTGGCGCTGCTCGTCGGCGCTGCCAGGCTCTTCCGGCCCCGGTGGTTCGCCAACGCGCCAACGGTCCGACCGATGTCCGGAACACCGCGCTTTACCCGAACGGTGCTTGGGTGCCTGGCTCTGGCGTTCTTCGCCGGCCAGTCCCTGGCCCTGTGGCTCTATACCCTGGGCGGCTCGGCGGGATTCGATGAATCGACCCGAGCCAGGACAGACGCCGGTCCCGTCGTGGCCCTCCTGCTAGCACTGGTGGCAGCGCCGGTGGCCGAGGAGATGCTTTTCCGCGGCCTGCTCTACCCGCTGCTGCGGCGCAGGGTCGGCATCGTCGCGGCGGTGCTCGTCACCGCCGCGGGCTTCAGCCTGCTGCACGCCAACGTCGTCCAGTTTGCTGCCACGCTGCCCCTGGCGGTGCTGCTGGCGCTGGTCTACGAACGCGCCCGCGTCCTGTGGCCGTGCGTGCTGCTCCACCTGGCCTTCAACCTCGCGGCCGTCCTTGTCCCCGCCCAGCTGCTGGGCGCATTGGCGAACCCCGTCTCAGCGCTGCTGATGACCGCGGCGTTCCTCGCGTGCGCCCTGGCGGTGTACCGCATGGCGGCACCCGCGCCCGGGCCTGCACAAGACGACAGGGAAGCCGGCGGGGAAGAAGGCAGGGAAAGCGAGCCACAGGCCGCATAGCGGCCGGGCTCAATGTGCAGGACTGACGCTGGTGCCCTCCGGGCGACCTTTCGGCCGTGGGCCGACGGTCGCTCCGGAGGGCCTGCTCTTGGGTGACCGGGGTGATCCGGTCACCGGGGGATTGGCTGAAGGATTTTCGTCAGCCAGACCTGAGAGGAGGTGGATCCACCATGGCAGTCGTCAACAAGTGCGCGTATGACGCGCAAGGCCGGCTCGTGCGCCCCAGCGGCAGCGAAGTGCGCCGCGCGCGGTTCGCCAGCGACTTCGACACCGGTGAGAGGCCGACCTTCGATCGAGGGTCCATGCACTTCTTCACCATGAGCACCAGCGGCCGCACGGCGGAGCAGGCGCACGAACGCGCCCGCGAGATGCTTGCCCGCTTCTTCGAACGCGCCGAGTCCGTCGCTGGCTTCCGCAAGCTC
Coding sequences within:
- a CDS encoding CPBP family intramembrane glutamic endopeptidase, whose product is MPAPPIKSRLVSIAWCVLVPLGVLAAYLGLGLAVVSVVGEPVLGTAVLGGLVALLVGAARLFRPRWFANAPTVRPMSGTPRFTRTVLGCLALAFFAGQSLALWLYTLGGSAGFDESTRARTDAGPVVALLLALVAAPVAEEMLFRGLLYPLLRRRVGIVAAVLVTAAGFSLLHANVVQFAATLPLAVLLALVYERARVLWPCVLLHLAFNLAAVLVPAQLLGALANPVSALLMTAAFLACALAVYRMAAPAPGPAQDDREAGGEEGRESEPQAA
- a CDS encoding histone-like nucleoid-structuring protein Lsr2 translates to MAIRNIVESDISGKPDAATVTFGLGDTWFEIDLTDEERKELEKNLKEYISKGRKATKKGEKKRLVPETTPEEREEIRKWARENGHEVPEFGRIPKAVMKAHDEAHGIERTL
- a CDS encoding HD domain-containing protein, translated to MTTLTTTRVPLKQMDPAMLVFELEREIQHLMPTNTELVTRAAATASFLHRKQTRFIRGDMPRVPYIEHPLRVALRLLRWGVTDAELIAAALLHDVVEDCSKELLAAFGQPGEDPLGCLARLYGRRVSVLVGAVTTPGGSTSYEEHLTRLANSGSRALLIKASDLKDNAGSIRHQLGHGQDSRMYRMLFKYMPAVEIVGAGLRRSLCCPATQQCTMAAIAAMEDLSHDLAALSAEHGID
- a CDS encoding SLOG family protein; this encodes MTSGFSHALLVTGSRTWDAAEAMKAALNEAWRAWGPSAVARPVLLSGHCPKGADAMAERLWRAAGFEVIEFPADWSAEPKAAGFTRNQRMVDALVAMRAGGAEVRVAAFLDLCSKCDQRTGQQQLMPGTPGHFSHGTVHARSRALAASIEVEDIIHPRLPPF
- a CDS encoding DHH family phosphoesterase, producing MTILQTVDDHPLTDDGVDLFALMCQRRGWTDEYFREIESAEHDELLGLAEMVEALEDARAAGHKVTIAPDFDMDGISSGVLGYAGLSELGFDVELHVPDYRRGHDLTAEDIAEIAATWPDTKVLLTCDGGVNSHRGIAAARALGWKTLVTDHHEELEPGSSADVTVDPCRMDETYANTGICGAHVLYQVLEAYARVHRPEKLWEIRLLRLFAGLGTVSDVMPVLYENRQLVRDSLSIARLLYAPAPRTVPTPWGFDPDPEAIDVGQSTLMQLLRVDPHHPAFVRAFEGFAVLLKAFGQAGKVRDIDSIDEGFYGFYLAPAMNSPRRTGDPLAPCFGVFTAPDQDLMLEAAHQVIATNESRKELVEVHTQELEEGDQPLAPWVYFSEAYPGMYGLLANRLMERHGHPVVVLNRPVGPDDYVGGSGRAPSWFGIIDTLEHQDGMRAIGHQQACGVKVDRAELLDGLVEALREATQVALLAVVQDERRADLVLGPDRDCDAGLDDLEPLVGFVRRVEALRPFGHGFVEPVVEIAVEPLGLRVDRIGSDTDCGHERTDANLMTNARGYRVCRLCKKHLRLVTRSGLSCLWWNVAEEKEPEISALTRSASRTEVGTLRFIAKLQLNTFRGETRVQAVIEEQIPASV